The following coding sequences are from one Paracoccus alcaliphilus window:
- a CDS encoding ureidoglycolate lyase, whose protein sequence is MTTIKATPITAGAFAPFGELLTPKPGPDRLINEGRCERHHALATVQRGGGEAIISIFRSQPVSLPHECVLLERHPLGSQAFMPLGPDPWLSVVAPDEDGRPGAPLAFLVPAGMGINLRAGVWHGVLTPLDRAADFLVVDREGDGVNLEEVRLPPFTITA, encoded by the coding sequence ATGACCACGATCAAAGCCACGCCCATCACCGCCGGGGCCTTTGCCCCCTTTGGCGAATTGCTGACCCCGAAGCCCGGCCCCGACCGGCTGATCAACGAAGGCCGCTGCGAACGCCATCACGCGCTGGCCACCGTTCAACGCGGCGGCGGAGAGGCGATCATTTCGATCTTCCGGTCGCAGCCGGTCAGCCTGCCCCATGAATGTGTCCTGCTGGAGCGGCACCCGCTGGGGTCGCAGGCCTTCATGCCGCTGGGGCCGGATCCGTGGTTGTCGGTTGTCGCGCCCGACGAGGATGGGCGCCCCGGCGCGCCGCTGGCCTTTCTGGTGCCCGCCGGGATGGGCATCAATCTGCGCGCGGGCGTCTGGCATGGCGTGCTGACGCCGCTGGACCGCGCCGCCGATTTTCTGGTCGTGGACCGCGAGGGCGATGGCGTGAACCTTGAAGAGGTCCGCCTGCCGCCCTTCACCATCACCGCATGA
- a CDS encoding glycosyl transferase family 90: MQERIRVFHISPEWCGQERLVQLFRMNGFPSLCHEDGRLAEDIVFAKARRQPPLQSHDDAWLVTGLYRSQPFWRPPLEAWREFAFLDQHFPQARFILTTRDPDSWLFDRLTRDKGAIARAHACHRGVAASALPDLWLAEWQAHLQAVQAYFGDDPRLIRVDLERETPQQLCQRLSDWLPLPNHPARRHWMPPADAGQVLLLQDLLEQKLPKPPDDAGEWVADVADFCLRGLHPDQAGRAGVSRFYCEWDGAERVLGAGGQGQPIAVAPLAAGGAVAVARAGVHHKLERAEGVINDALRLGRRQPLRIDMEDSRWMGSPQGQPLGAPVLCHNRRHDSRNVVLWPLPGQHDIGMPGFDPHAPPDRIAFEDKEDRLVWRGMISGSRMRDGVKPGPASHIYLTQLAAAPDEAARQAIWAELSQTSRLAFVRRWIDHPDFDLGVVMAWGFREFARDPLLAPYCKPRRGTTFFRRFRYQLCLGGYDHGSNFMTAINSRSVLLAEDDGWEVFYSGRFKPWKHFIPVARYGADIAEKLAWARRNPKECKAMSQAGRAEAARFADPDLRRQVKARILDALAPPR, encoded by the coding sequence ATGCAGGAACGGATCCGCGTCTTTCACATCAGCCCGGAATGGTGCGGGCAGGAAAGGCTGGTTCAGCTGTTCCGGATGAACGGTTTCCCCTCGTTGTGTCACGAGGATGGCAGGCTGGCCGAGGATATCGTTTTCGCCAAGGCCCGCCGCCAGCCGCCTTTGCAGTCACACGATGATGCGTGGCTGGTGACGGGGCTCTATCGCAGCCAACCCTTCTGGCGGCCGCCGCTGGAGGCATGGCGCGAATTCGCCTTTCTGGACCAGCATTTCCCGCAGGCGCGGTTCATCCTGACCACGCGCGACCCCGACTCATGGCTGTTCGACCGGCTGACCCGCGACAAGGGCGCCATCGCTCGCGCCCATGCCTGCCATCGTGGCGTTGCGGCCTCGGCGCTGCCCGATCTTTGGCTGGCGGAATGGCAGGCGCATCTGCAAGCGGTTCAGGCTTATTTCGGCGATGATCCCCGCCTGATCCGCGTCGATCTGGAACGCGAGACCCCGCAACAGCTGTGCCAGCGGCTGTCGGATTGGCTGCCCCTGCCGAACCATCCGGCGCGTCGCCACTGGATGCCGCCAGCCGATGCCGGACAGGTGCTGCTGTTGCAGGATCTGCTGGAGCAGAAGCTGCCGAAGCCCCCCGATGATGCCGGGGAATGGGTGGCGGATGTCGCGGATTTCTGCTTGCGCGGCTTGCACCCGGATCAGGCGGGCAGGGCAGGCGTGTCGCGGTTTTATTGCGAATGGGACGGGGCCGAGCGGGTGCTGGGCGCCGGGGGGCAGGGCCAGCCGATTGCCGTTGCGCCGCTGGCCGCGGGGGGCGCGGTGGCTGTTGCACGCGCAGGCGTGCATCACAAGTTGGAACGGGCCGAGGGCGTGATCAACGACGCGCTGAGGTTGGGCCGCCGCCAGCCCCTGCGTATCGACATGGAGGATTCGCGCTGGATGGGTTCGCCGCAAGGGCAGCCTCTGGGTGCGCCGGTTTTGTGCCACAACCGTCGTCACGATTCGCGCAATGTGGTGCTGTGGCCGCTGCCGGGCCAGCACGATATCGGCATGCCGGGCTTTGATCCGCATGCGCCCCCTGACCGGATCGCCTTCGAGGATAAAGAGGACCGGCTGGTCTGGCGCGGCATGATCTCGGGCAGCCGGATGCGTGACGGCGTCAAGCCCGGCCCGGCCTCGCATATCTATCTGACGCAGCTGGCCGCCGCCCCGGACGAGGCGGCGCGGCAGGCGATCTGGGCCGAGCTGTCGCAGACCTCGCGTCTGGCATTCGTGCGGCGCTGGATCGATCACCCCGATTTCGATCTGGGCGTGGTGATGGCATGGGGCTTTCGCGAATTCGCCCGCGATCCGCTGCTGGCCCCCTATTGCAAGCCGCGCCGGGGCACGACTTTCTTTCGTCGGTTCCGCTATCAGCTGTGTCTTGGCGGCTATGACCACGGCTCGAATTTCATGACGGCGATCAACAGCCGCTCGGTCCTGCTGGCCGAGGATGACGGCTGGGAGGTGTTCTATTCCGGTCGCTTCAAACCATGGAAACACTTTATCCCGGTGGCGCGATATGGCGCGGATATCGCCGAGAAACTTGCATGGGCACGCCGGAACCCCAAGGAATGCAAGGCCATGTCGCAGGCCGGTCGCGCCGAGGCCGCCCGATTCGCTGATCCGGATCTGCGGCGGCAGGTGAAGGCGCGCATTCTCGACGCGCTTGCCCCGCCGCGCTAG
- a CDS encoding TRAP transporter large permease subunit — MLTAVSIGFLAVALAGLLLAMQMPATAVLAGIAIVATLLIWLLPVPVEADEMLAGVFSSLFADGVAMLTQPELWALPLAVLLGNLAFYGGIATRIHDAAALLLRRVPGGLAVAAILGCGGFAAMTGSSVSCASTMGRICVPEMLRSGYDPRLATGSVAVGGTLGALIPPSILFVLFGLLSGAPIGHLFIAGLLPGLMTLVAAVLAVLLWVRSEPGVAPLPGGDDPRRWQALSAIWPAILLLAVLIAALLAGLGIVAALLSCAVLALVIGLVLHRLTGAILWLAFRESALQLAGLLVFLVAAALFYGMVTLSGLGVALTDWALLAGLSPVMAMLVLAVICLILGMFIEPVGLLALILPLLVPLSGALGMELIWVGVILVKLLEIGLITPPVGMNVFVIGNVVPAVRTGQVFAGVMRFLLPDLLVLLILILFPALVLFLPGLIR; from the coding sequence ATGTTGACAGCGGTTTCGATTGGCTTTCTGGCCGTGGCATTGGCCGGCCTGTTGCTGGCGATGCAGATGCCGGCCACGGCGGTGCTGGCGGGCATTGCCATCGTGGCCACGCTGCTGATCTGGTTGCTGCCGGTACCGGTCGAGGCCGACGAGATGCTTGCGGGTGTCTTTTCCAGCCTGTTTGCCGATGGTGTGGCGATGCTGACGCAGCCAGAGCTGTGGGCGCTGCCGCTGGCGGTGCTGCTGGGCAATCTGGCATTCTATGGCGGCATCGCGACCCGCATCCATGACGCCGCTGCGCTGCTGCTGCGCCGGGTGCCGGGCGGGCTGGCGGTGGCCGCGATCCTGGGTTGCGGCGGTTTCGCGGCGATGACCGGGTCTTCGGTATCCTGCGCCTCGACCATGGGCCGTATCTGCGTGCCCGAGATGCTGCGCAGCGGCTATGATCCGCGTCTGGCGACGGGATCGGTGGCGGTGGGGGGCACGCTTGGCGCGCTGATCCCGCCCTCGATCCTGTTCGTGCTGTTCGGGCTGTTGTCGGGTGCCCCGATCGGGCATCTGTTCATTGCCGGACTGCTGCCCGGGCTGATGACCCTTGTGGCGGCGGTGCTGGCGGTGTTGCTGTGGGTGCGCAGCGAGCCGGGGGTCGCCCCGCTGCCCGGCGGCGACGACCCGCGCCGCTGGCAGGCTCTCAGCGCCATCTGGCCCGCGATCCTGTTACTGGCGGTGCTGATCGCGGCGCTGCTGGCCGGGCTGGGGATCGTCGCGGCGCTACTGTCATGCGCGGTGCTGGCGCTGGTGATCGGGCTGGTCCTGCACCGGCTGACCGGCGCGATCCTGTGGCTGGCCTTTCGCGAAAGCGCGCTGCAACTGGCCGGGTTGCTGGTCTTTCTGGTCGCAGCGGCGCTGTTTTACGGGATGGTCACGCTTAGCGGGCTGGGCGTGGCGCTGACGGATTGGGCCTTGTTGGCCGGGCTGTCGCCGGTGATGGCGATGCTGGTGCTGGCGGTGATCTGCCTGATCCTTGGCATGTTCATAGAGCCGGTGGGCCTGCTGGCCCTGATCCTGCCGCTGCTGGTGCCGCTGTCGGGTGCGCTGGGGATGGAGCTGATCTGGGTCGGGGTGATACTGGTCAAGCTGCTGGAGATCGGGCTGATCACGCCTCCGGTCGGGATGAATGTCTTTGTCATCGGCAATGTGGTGCCCGCCGTGCGGACGGGTCAGGTTTTTGCGGGCGTGATGCGGTTTCTGCTGCCCGATCTGCTGGTGCTGCTGATCCTGATCCTGTTTCCGGCGCTTGTCTTGTTTCTGCCGGGCCTGATCCGCTAG
- a CDS encoding MFS transporter, whose product MRATETDSGISRPVIGHGGTAWLVLCAISACHMVNDVMQSMLSAIYPLLREEFSLSYAQIGVMTFAFQVTASLLQPVVGLVTDRHPQPRSLPVGMISTFCGVLLLAYAGSYSMLLAGAMLVGIGSSVFHPESSRVARLASGGRFGTAQSLFQLGGNFGQALGPLLAAFIVVPLGRPAVAWFAVAAALGAAMLWQVGSWAEGRRRAATSAPDTALRLPRDLVVRSIIVLAILTFTKNIYGAAMSSYFTFFTIEKFGLGPQGAQVMLFLFLAGMAAGVILGGVLGDRIGPLTVIWVSILGVLPFTLLLPHVGLVATGVLAVVVGLIMASAFPAIVVYAQELVPGRTGMIAGLFFGFAFGMGGISAAALGVMADHVGIQAVFVYCSFLPMLGVLTILLPRQERLHG is encoded by the coding sequence ATGCGTGCCACAGAGACGGACTCAGGCATCAGCAGACCGGTTATAGGGCATGGCGGCACCGCGTGGCTGGTTTTGTGCGCGATCAGCGCCTGCCATATGGTCAATGACGTGATGCAGTCGATGCTGTCGGCGATCTATCCGCTGCTGCGCGAGGAGTTCTCGCTCAGCTATGCGCAGATCGGGGTGATGACCTTTGCCTTTCAGGTGACGGCCTCGCTGTTGCAGCCGGTCGTGGGCCTGGTGACGGACCGCCATCCGCAGCCGCGTTCGCTGCCTGTGGGGATGATCTCGACCTTCTGCGGGGTGCTGCTGCTGGCCTATGCGGGCAGCTATTCGATGCTGCTGGCGGGGGCGATGCTGGTGGGGATCGGCTCGTCCGTGTTCCATCCCGAAAGCTCTCGTGTGGCGCGTCTGGCTTCGGGCGGGCGGTTCGGGACGGCGCAATCGCTGTTCCAGCTGGGCGGGAACTTCGGTCAGGCGCTGGGGCCGCTGCTGGCCGCCTTCATCGTGGTGCCGCTGGGTCGGCCCGCCGTCGCATGGTTCGCCGTCGCCGCCGCACTGGGGGCGGCGATGCTGTGGCAGGTCGGAAGCTGGGCCGAGGGACGTCGCCGCGCCGCCACATCCGCGCCCGACACCGCGCTGCGCCTGCCGCGTGATCTGGTGGTCCGCTCGATCATCGTGCTGGCGATCCTGACCTTCACCAAGAACATCTATGGCGCGGCCATGAGCAGTTATTTCACCTTCTTCACGATCGAGAAATTCGGCCTTGGTCCGCAGGGCGCGCAGGTGATGCTGTTCCTGTTCCTTGCGGGCATGGCCGCCGGGGTGATCCTGGGCGGCGTGCTGGGCGACCGGATCGGGCCGTTGACGGTGATCTGGGTCTCGATTCTGGGGGTGCTGCCCTTCACGCTGTTGCTGCCGCATGTCGGGCTGGTTGCGACCGGGGTGCTGGCGGTGGTGGTCGGGCTGATCATGGCCTCGGCCTTTCCGGCCATCGTGGTCTATGCGCAGGAACTGGTGCCCGGGCGCACCGGCATGATTGCCGGGCTGTTCTTTGGCTTTGCCTTCGGCATGGGCGGCATCTCGGCGGCGGCGCTGGGGGTGATGGCCGACCATGTCGGGATCCAGGCCGTGTTCGTCTATTGCTCGTTCCTGCCGATGCTCGGGGTGCTGACCATCCTGCTGCCACGGCAAGAGCGGCTGCACGGCTGA
- a CDS encoding extensin family protein: MIRGALSLALLCCATAALAQEDAPRPPERPAEAEAASAPPPKPEGDTPAEQEPEAADVPEDDLDETATDEAEFFGPPMPPMHARLRETDQEFAACRLALSLLGTVYEDQPAATDPEIPDCGIARPIRVSQIIPGVELEGGALMRCDTARALGFWTRDFLRPAAATLPGAPQLQGMQLGTTYDCRGRVGSEDGGDKLSEHAFGNAIDIMGFHFDQAEPLPVQPRDEDGDAFEAFQKAARASACLWFTTVLGPGSNAAHEDHLHLDMAQRNSGWRLCA, encoded by the coding sequence GTGATCCGGGGCGCACTGTCCCTGGCGCTGCTTTGCTGCGCAACCGCCGCGCTGGCACAGGAGGACGCGCCCCGCCCGCCCGAACGCCCGGCCGAGGCCGAGGCGGCCTCTGCCCCCCCGCCAAAGCCGGAGGGCGATACCCCTGCCGAGCAGGAGCCCGAGGCAGCGGACGTCCCCGAAGACGACCTCGACGAAACCGCCACCGACGAGGCCGAATTCTTCGGCCCGCCGATGCCGCCTATGCACGCGCGTCTGCGCGAAACCGATCAGGAGTTCGCCGCCTGTCGGCTGGCCCTGTCGCTGCTTGGGACGGTCTATGAGGATCAGCCGGCAGCGACCGATCCCGAAATCCCCGATTGCGGCATCGCCCGCCCGATCCGGGTCAGCCAGATCATCCCCGGCGTCGAGCTGGAAGGTGGCGCGCTGATGCGCTGCGATACCGCCCGCGCGCTTGGCTTCTGGACCCGCGATTTCCTGCGCCCCGCCGCCGCCACCCTGCCCGGCGCGCCGCAATTGCAGGGGATGCAGCTTGGCACGACCTATGACTGTCGCGGGCGGGTGGGCAGCGAGGACGGCGGCGACAAGCTGTCCGAACATGCCTTCGGCAATGCCATCGACATCATGGGCTTTCACTTCGATCAGGCAGAGCCGCTGCCGGTGCAGCCCCGCGACGAGGACGGCGATGCGTTCGAGGCCTTCCAGAAGGCCGCCCGCGCCAGCGCCTGCCTGTGGTTCACCACCGTTCTGGGCCCCGGCTCGAATGCCGCGCATGAGGACCACCTGCATCTGGACATGGCGCAGCGAAACAGCGGCTGGCGGCTGTGCGCCTAA
- a CDS encoding GntR family transcriptional regulator — MNTWQSVRAEVLERIRSREWPPGELIPTEQELAVQLGCARATVNRALRELADSGIIERRRKVGTRVTSTQSRRTRLEIPAMRQEIEGLGASYNYELTHFEVRPANDQAKKALQLDPGQSLTLVKGQYLANGVPHCCEVIWLNQAVLPPFQRADFEETPALEWLARNVALTTGRFSILAESAVGDCARFLNIADGTPVLTIERANWSDAAPVSFLRRIHPPEHRLISED; from the coding sequence ATGAATACGTGGCAATCGGTCCGCGCCGAGGTCCTCGAACGGATTCGCTCACGCGAATGGCCGCCGGGAGAGCTTATCCCGACCGAGCAGGAACTGGCCGTCCAGCTGGGCTGCGCCCGCGCGACCGTGAACCGGGCGCTGCGCGAACTGGCCGACAGCGGCATCATCGAGCGCCGCCGCAAGGTCGGCACCCGCGTCACCAGCACCCAGTCGCGGCGCACGCGGCTGGAAATCCCCGCCATGCGGCAGGAAATCGAGGGGTTGGGCGCCAGCTACAACTATGAACTGACGCATTTCGAAGTTCGCCCGGCCAACGATCAGGCGAAAAAGGCGCTGCAACTGGATCCCGGTCAAAGCCTGACGCTGGTCAAGGGCCAGTATCTGGCCAATGGCGTGCCCCATTGCTGCGAGGTGATCTGGCTGAATCAGGCCGTGCTGCCGCCCTTCCAGCGCGCCGATTTCGAGGAAACGCCGGCGCTTGAATGGCTGGCGCGCAATGTCGCGCTGACGACGGGCCGGTTCTCGATCCTTGCCGAAAGCGCCGTCGGCGATTGCGCCCGGTTCCTGAACATCGCCGACGGCACGCCGGTCCTGACCATCGAACGCGCGAACTGGAGCGACGCGGCCCCGGTCTCTTTCCTGCGTCGCATCCATCCCCCCGAACACCGGCTGATCTCCGAGGATTAA
- a CDS encoding ribonuclease HII, with protein sequence MNLPDYSFESAAMAQGARRIAGVDEVGRGPLAGPVTAAAVVLDPANIPEGLNDSKKLSRARRESLTDWVMAHCDWSVAHVSVEEIDRLNIYHASHLAMCRAVAGLKTAPCHVLVDGNRVPRELTLPAQAVVKGDARCLTIAAASVLAKVLRDRIMVDLAQQHPGYGWEVNAGYPTPAHKRALLDIGITPHHRRSFKPVHNILCKG encoded by the coding sequence ATGAACCTGCCGGATTACAGCTTCGAATCGGCGGCGATGGCGCAGGGGGCGCGGCGGATCGCCGGCGTGGACGAGGTCGGCCGGGGCCCTCTGGCCGGGCCGGTGACGGCGGCCGCGGTGGTTCTGGATCCGGCGAATATCCCCGAGGGGCTGAACGATTCGAAAAAGCTGTCCCGGGCGCGGCGCGAATCGCTGACCGACTGGGTGATGGCGCATTGCGACTGGTCGGTGGCCCATGTGTCGGTCGAGGAAATCGACCGGCTGAACATCTATCACGCATCGCATCTGGCCATGTGCCGCGCCGTGGCCGGGCTGAAAACCGCGCCCTGTCATGTGCTGGTCGATGGCAATCGCGTTCCGCGCGAACTGACCCTTCCGGCGCAGGCAGTGGTCAAGGGCGACGCGCGTTGCCTGACCATCGCGGCGGCCTCGGTTCTGGCCAAGGTGTTGCGCGATCGCATCATGGTGGATTTGGCGCAACAGCACCCCGGCTATGGCTGGGAGGTTAACGCGGGCTATCCGACGCCAGCCCATAAACGGGCGCTGCTAGATATCGGGATTACCCCACATCATAGGCGTTCCTTCAAGCCCGTCCACAATATCTTGTGTAAAGGTTAA
- a CDS encoding L,D-transpeptidase family protein gives MPFRHLTVSLALMLGVFTAQAASAQNAAPFTTADIETVQYDGGDLPSGRSALTAKVQILLDRSGVSPGVVDGFRGGMSESAIKAFERRAGLPMDGRMDPHVWNLLQAFIGAPLTQSYTITEADAQGLVDAIPTDYAEKAQMTAMAFTSVAERLAERFHMDEKFIAFLNPGVALVPGATIQVTVPAPPQRTKVTRIIVDKATRRVAAYDAKGRMIVDYPATVGSDATPSPSGDHKVVTVALNPNYTYNPARNFQQGDNDRALIIPPGPNGPVGTVWIDLSKPSYGIHGTPTPSQLFQNQSNGCVRLTNWDAEELARLVQPGITTVEFLEPGVTIADVTGVTPPPAIAAPEMTLPDAATTDAGPAQTEAPGTLPVETLQPLPETAPVQATPESPQYEDTTEELADPLAPEADPNPEIDRLMEALSDALPVEALPPADTLPQTAPVQP, from the coding sequence ATGCCCTTTCGTCACCTTACCGTTTCGCTGGCCCTCATGCTGGGGGTTTTCACCGCGCAGGCCGCATCGGCCCAGAACGCGGCACCCTTCACCACCGCCGATATCGAGACCGTCCAGTATGACGGCGGCGACCTGCCTTCGGGGCGGTCGGCGCTGACGGCCAAGGTGCAGATCCTGCTGGATCGTTCGGGTGTGTCTCCGGGCGTCGTCGACGGGTTTCGCGGCGGGATGAGCGAAAGCGCGATCAAGGCCTTCGAGCGTCGCGCCGGGCTGCCGATGGACGGGCGCATGGACCCGCATGTCTGGAACCTGCTGCAAGCCTTTATCGGCGCGCCGCTGACCCAAAGCTATACCATCACCGAGGCCGACGCGCAGGGGCTGGTCGATGCGATCCCCACCGATTACGCCGAAAAGGCGCAGATGACCGCGATGGCCTTTACCAGCGTGGCCGAGCGACTGGCCGAACGGTTCCACATGGACGAGAAATTCATCGCCTTCCTCAATCCCGGCGTCGCGCTGGTGCCGGGGGCGACGATTCAGGTGACGGTGCCCGCCCCGCCCCAGCGCACCAAGGTGACCCGGATCATCGTTGACAAGGCCACCCGGCGCGTCGCGGCCTATGACGCGAAGGGGCGGATGATCGTCGATTACCCCGCGACCGTGGGTTCGGACGCCACGCCCTCGCCCTCGGGCGATCACAAGGTGGTGACGGTGGCACTGAATCCGAACTATACCTATAACCCCGCGCGGAATTTCCAGCAGGGCGACAACGACCGCGCGCTGATCATTCCGCCGGGGCCGAACGGGCCGGTGGGCACGGTCTGGATCGACCTGTCCAAGCCCTCCTATGGCATCCACGGCACGCCGACGCCGTCGCAACTGTTCCAGAACCAGTCCAATGGCTGCGTGCGACTGACCAACTGGGACGCCGAGGAACTGGCGCGTCTGGTCCAGCCCGGCATCACCACGGTCGAGTTTCTGGAGCCCGGCGTCACCATTGCCGACGTGACCGGCGTCACCCCGCCGCCCGCCATCGCTGCGCCCGAGATGACCCTGCCCGATGCCGCCACGACCGACGCCGGCCCCGCGCAGACCGAGGCCCCCGGCACCCTGCCGGTCGAGACCTTGCAGCCCCTGCCCGAAACCGCTCCTGTGCAGGCAACCCCTGAATCGCCGCAATATGAGGACACGACCGAGGAACTGGCCGATCCGCTGGCCCCCGAAGCGGACCCCAACCCCGAGATCGACCGCCTGATGGAAGCCCTCTCGGACGCCCTGCCGGTCGAGGCATTGCCGCCCGCCGACACCCTGCCGCAAACCGCGCCGGTGCAGCCGTGA